The following proteins are encoded in a genomic region of [Eubacterium] hominis:
- a CDS encoding tetratricopeptide repeat protein produces the protein MELVRWEEYNTMDEQNGKELKTLLDQLAVAEDDQEFDQIYLTISQMLIQDGESNECGVFAFPFLVQITLNQSDINRIIQMLVLLGMLKTFNHRIDIFDFHQKIYTDYYEALFILQEQMIYIMNPSKMKELPVDDKTELARIWLSIMDIGVDYLPFATTGCFDEAFSISCPYCTAKIEQVNLFNSDQRNTITISPNRRISPAPFLAPLENTGILFQRFLKDLKEEYLSSCLPLLYGTMVCPHCTGTIRVIDGIIDYLKYETTLINMPQEEEITFLIDYANNLRIEDTKMAHHYLVRALFLWKMLYPEGVSKEEVRIYNSLTVCYRLVYDHGKERTCAETALSLALTLHDDQEELARAYANIGLTYHKNEEPKDSPSNTKALDYYQKALDIYTNIQGSQGKDTKILKKNIAMILGISSDMEKAIEALDEQIEEESDAYEIADLYKKKCDIYIDHGHFTEGLKAYEYYLQYHIKEYGEDSDIVGDCYAELGDYCMECNYYNYAMECYHRAKVIMLSCYLNALQEDDGYMESLTLADCYSSMAHCAHLMKQDITAFTLIESCYALIMKSQPNTPTKEKGDALCFMGELMEGFDQKAITMAYYEAALDMYKNTQNYDMTRNENIFLEEADDCDVIIQSLYEKIKKLKHTA, from the coding sequence ATGGAACTTGTAAGATGGGAAGAATACAATACCATGGATGAACAGAATGGAAAAGAACTAAAAACACTGCTTGATCAACTGGCAGTCGCAGAGGATGATCAGGAATTTGATCAAATATATCTTACGATTAGTCAAATGCTGATACAGGATGGAGAAAGTAATGAATGTGGTGTATTCGCCTTTCCTTTTCTTGTTCAAATAACCTTAAATCAAAGTGATATCAACCGTATCATTCAAATGCTGGTATTATTGGGAATGTTGAAAACATTTAATCATCGTATAGATATCTTTGATTTCCACCAGAAAATATATACAGATTATTATGAAGCTCTTTTTATTTTACAGGAACAGATGATTTATATTATGAATCCATCGAAAATGAAAGAACTGCCTGTGGATGATAAAACAGAATTAGCCCGTATCTGGCTGTCTATCATGGATATTGGTGTTGATTATTTACCATTTGCGACTACCGGATGTTTTGATGAAGCTTTCTCTATATCATGCCCATATTGTACCGCAAAGATTGAACAGGTCAATTTATTTAATAGTGATCAAAGAAATACCATTACTATATCACCAAATCGAAGAATCTCACCTGCTCCTTTTCTGGCACCTTTAGAAAATACAGGCATTCTCTTCCAACGTTTTCTAAAGGATTTAAAAGAGGAATACTTATCCAGTTGTCTGCCTCTATTATATGGCACAATGGTATGTCCACATTGTACTGGCACGATTCGTGTGATCGATGGTATCATTGATTATTTAAAATATGAAACAACTTTAATCAATATGCCTCAAGAAGAAGAAATTACTTTTTTGATTGATTATGCAAATAACCTACGTATTGAAGACACAAAAATGGCGCATCATTATTTAGTGAGAGCTTTATTTTTATGGAAGATGTTATATCCAGAAGGTGTTTCAAAAGAAGAAGTGCGTATTTATAATTCTTTAACTGTATGTTATCGTCTGGTTTATGATCATGGAAAAGAAAGAACATGTGCAGAAACAGCATTATCTTTAGCACTAACTCTTCATGATGACCAGGAGGAACTTGCCAGAGCTTATGCTAATATTGGTTTAACATACCATAAAAACGAAGAACCTAAAGATTCCCCAAGTAATACAAAAGCTTTAGATTACTATCAAAAAGCCCTTGATATCTACACAAACATTCAGGGCAGTCAGGGAAAAGACACAAAGATCTTAAAGAAAAATATTGCGATGATCTTAGGTATCTCCTCTGATATGGAAAAAGCGATTGAAGCATTGGATGAACAAATTGAAGAAGAAAGTGATGCTTATGAAATCGCTGATTTATATAAGAAAAAATGTGATATTTATATAGATCATGGACATTTCACTGAAGGATTAAAAGCATATGAATATTATCTGCAATATCATATCAAAGAATATGGCGAGGATAGTGATATCGTTGGTGATTGTTATGCTGAATTAGGCGATTATTGTATGGAGTGTAATTATTATAATTATGCAATGGAATGTTATCATCGCGCAAAAGTAATCATGTTATCCTGTTATCTAAATGCTTTACAAGAGGATGATGGCTATATGGAAAGCCTGACATTAGCTGACTGTTACAGCAGTATGGCACATTGTGCCCACCTCATGAAGCAAGATATCACAGCATTTACCTTGATAGAATCCTGTTATGCTTTAATTATGAAATCACAGCCAAACACTCCTACCAAAGAAAAAGGAGATGCATTGTGCTTCATGGGTGAATTAATGGAAGGCTTTGATCAAAAAGCCATTACTATGGCTTATTATGAAGCAGCACTAGACATGTATAAAAACACCCAAAATTATGATATGACACGGAATGAAAATATCTTTCTTGAAGAAGCAGATGATTGTGATGTAATTATTCAATCACTTTATGAGAAAATAAAAAAACTGAAACATACTGCGTAA
- a CDS encoding TldD/PmbA family protein, with the protein MLEKSLLEKVLQEALKTGGDFAEIFEETNYNTSYSMLNGVVESANSGIRYGIGLRIYHDVESFYAYTNDTSEENLMKTASNLAGAIHGERIIDVKPLEEVEYENAHPIKVYPKSVNAETKIALMKEANDAAMAYDSVIKKVMVTYLDKEQHVAISNSQGRYIKDCRVHTRMAVNAIAEDGELVETGSCAPGGHEGMEFYETHQPKEIGTEAARIAKTMLYADDCPSGVMPVIIDNGFGGVIFHEACGHSLEAAAVAKNQSVFCGKLGQKIASDCVTAIDDGTIPNAWGSANIDDEGNFTKRNVLIENGILKSYLIDTLNGRRMHMASTSSSRRESYKYETVSRMTNTFIAPGEDSFEDMIKDIKFGLYAKNMGGGSVEPSTGDYNFSVREGYLIKDGKIDKPVKGATLIGNGADTLLKIDKVGKNLERAQGMCGASSGSIPTDVGQPAIRVSSMIVGGKDGGNAHE; encoded by the coding sequence ATGTTAGAAAAATCTCTGTTAGAGAAAGTTTTGCAGGAAGCATTGAAAACAGGTGGGGATTTTGCAGAAATCTTTGAAGAAACAAACTACAATACCTCTTATTCAATGCTGAATGGAGTGGTAGAAAGTGCAAATAGTGGTATTCGATACGGTATTGGGCTGCGTATCTATCATGATGTAGAATCATTTTATGCATATACCAACGATACAAGTGAAGAAAATCTGATGAAAACAGCAAGTAATTTGGCAGGTGCTATTCATGGAGAAAGGATCATTGATGTAAAACCATTAGAGGAAGTGGAATATGAAAATGCACATCCAATCAAGGTTTATCCAAAAAGTGTAAATGCAGAAACAAAAATTGCACTGATGAAGGAAGCAAATGATGCAGCAATGGCATATGATTCAGTAATTAAAAAGGTTATGGTTACTTATTTAGATAAGGAGCAACATGTCGCAATATCGAATTCCCAAGGGCGTTATATCAAAGACTGTCGTGTTCATACAAGAATGGCAGTGAATGCAATTGCGGAGGATGGTGAATTAGTAGAAACAGGAAGTTGTGCACCAGGTGGTCATGAAGGAATGGAATTCTATGAAACACATCAGCCAAAAGAAATTGGTACAGAGGCAGCACGAATTGCCAAGACGATGCTGTATGCAGATGATTGTCCAAGTGGTGTGATGCCGGTTATTATTGATAATGGTTTTGGTGGTGTTATTTTCCATGAAGCATGTGGACACTCTTTAGAAGCAGCTGCTGTCGCTAAAAATCAGTCCGTATTCTGTGGGAAATTAGGACAGAAAATCGCAAGTGATTGTGTAACAGCCATTGATGATGGAACAATTCCAAACGCATGGGGTAGTGCAAATATTGATGATGAAGGTAACTTTACCAAACGTAATGTATTAATTGAAAATGGCATTTTAAAAAGCTATTTGATCGATACGCTGAACGGTAGAAGAATGCATATGGCATCCACCAGTTCATCACGTAGAGAATCTTATAAATATGAAACAGTATCACGTATGACCAATACGTTTATTGCACCAGGTGAAGATAGCTTTGAAGATATGATCAAGGATATCAAATTCGGTCTATATGCCAAAAATATGGGTGGAGGAAGTGTAGAGCCAAGTACAGGTGATTATAACTTCTCTGTTCGTGAAGGATATTTGATCAAAGATGGTAAGATTGATAAACCAGTAAAAGGTGCTACATTAATAGGTAATGGTGCAGATACCCTTTTGAAAATTGATAAAGTAGGTAAGAATTTAGAGCGTGCACAGGGAATGTGTGGTGCAAGCAGTGGTTCTATTCCAACTGATGTTGGTCAACCTGCCATTCGTGTCAGCTCTATGATTGTTGGTGGAAAAGATGGAGGTAATGCACATGAATAA
- a CDS encoding TldD/PmbA family protein, protein MNKTVWMKEAEKRGITDFEIYEQKSSSTSIQLFEHKVDGFTISECDGVAIRGIYQGKMGICYLEDASDANMDYALSQLMDNASIITSEDEVEIYAGEDSYPEVKQKENTFKLKSSEEKIALLKQIEEAIYASDERIEQVMSVDYAESDVTRSILNSKQLSLSDSNSYSMVMAQVMAKDHEDVKSDYDWAVIMDEKDIDVQAFANKLSKKVCDKLNATQIPSGNYPVIMEKDTMISLLGALCGLFDGENASKGISILKDSLDKQVFNEKITIIDDPLMDYGYSSCSFDDEGVSCKKKTVVEQGVLKTYLHNLKSAKLMNTTSTGNGFKAGYASNVGISPTNFYIQNGDTSFDDMVSSMEQGVIITDITGLHAGLNPISTEFSLQSSGFYVEHGKIVKPINLITVAGNFMDAMKEIEAVGNDLKFSYSGIGAPSIKFKELAISGE, encoded by the coding sequence ATGAATAAAACAGTATGGATGAAGGAAGCCGAAAAACGTGGAATCACAGATTTTGAAATTTATGAGCAGAAATCTTCTTCTACCAGTATTCAGTTGTTTGAACATAAAGTTGATGGATTTACAATCAGTGAATGTGATGGAGTAGCCATTCGTGGAATTTATCAAGGAAAAATGGGAATTTGTTATTTAGAAGATGCCAGTGATGCCAATATGGATTATGCCCTTTCACAATTGATGGATAATGCAAGTATTATCACCAGTGAAGATGAAGTAGAAATTTATGCTGGAGAAGATAGTTATCCAGAAGTTAAACAGAAAGAAAATACATTCAAGTTAAAAAGCAGTGAAGAGAAAATCGCTTTATTGAAACAGATTGAAGAGGCAATTTACGCAAGTGATGAACGTATTGAACAGGTCATGAGTGTAGATTATGCGGAAAGTGATGTCACAAGAAGTATATTAAACAGCAAGCAGCTTTCATTAAGTGATAGTAATTCTTATTCTATGGTTATGGCGCAAGTGATGGCAAAAGATCATGAAGATGTAAAAAGTGATTACGATTGGGCTGTGATCATGGATGAAAAAGACATTGATGTACAAGCATTCGCAAATAAATTGTCTAAAAAGGTTTGTGACAAACTTAATGCGACACAAATTCCAAGTGGAAATTATCCAGTCATTATGGAAAAGGATACGATGATCAGTCTGCTGGGTGCATTATGTGGACTGTTTGATGGCGAAAATGCCAGCAAAGGTATATCTATTCTAAAAGATTCTTTAGATAAACAGGTCTTTAATGAAAAAATTACCATCATAGATGATCCATTAATGGACTATGGATATTCCAGTTGTTCCTTTGATGATGAAGGGGTATCCTGTAAAAAGAAAACGGTAGTTGAACAGGGTGTTCTAAAGACATATCTGCATAATTTAAAAAGTGCAAAACTAATGAATACCACATCTACCGGCAATGGATTTAAAGCAGGATACGCCAGCAATGTAGGCATTTCTCCAACGAATTTCTATATTCAAAATGGGGATACTTCCTTTGATGATATGGTAAGCAGCATGGAACAGGGGGTTATCATTACAGATATTACCGGACTACATGCAGGATTAAATCCCATCAGTACAGAATTTTCTTTACAATCCAGTGGTTTTTATGTAGAACATGGTAAAATTGTAAAACCAATCAATTTAATTACAGTTGCAGGAAACTTTATGGACGCAATGAAAGAAATAGAAGCTGTTGGAAATGATTTAAAATTTAGTTATTCAGGCATTGGTGCACCTTCTATTAAATTTAAGGAGCTTGCGATTAGCGGAGAGTAA
- a CDS encoding phosphatase PAP2 family protein: MKKKEWIPYILVLIALIIGAFYDYQITDFFYDKENLIGILFERFLLLPVQLMIVITMCMCKRIYHNRIYLLLGWVVSLYMIQDFTHYYVHIDMMVWCMCMLVAVLITALVNYVVMKFSEYTIKQHFRFFMFYTCVLLSAILVTFIIKNIWGRIRYRDMQDAAQFCVWYKPCGLYGNHSFPSGHTTAFTSILCFLQWKTHPLQKVSPFRYIVITACIIFMPVTRMIMGAHFLSDTAAGFMITYSCYLIYRYQFHMRRSL, encoded by the coding sequence ATGAAGAAAAAAGAATGGATTCCTTATATATTAGTGCTGATTGCTTTGATAATTGGCGCCTTCTATGATTATCAAATTACAGATTTCTTTTATGATAAAGAAAATCTGATTGGTATCTTGTTTGAACGTTTTTTATTGCTTCCTGTACAGCTGATGATCGTCATTACGATGTGCATGTGCAAGCGAATCTATCATAATCGCATCTATCTGTTGCTTGGATGGGTGGTTTCTTTATATATGATTCAAGATTTCACCCATTATTATGTACATATTGATATGATGGTATGGTGTATGTGTATGTTGGTAGCAGTGCTTATCACAGCTCTTGTAAATTATGTGGTGATGAAATTTTCAGAATATACCATAAAACAGCATTTTCGGTTCTTTATGTTTTATACCTGCGTATTATTGAGCGCAATTCTTGTGACCTTTATCATAAAAAATATCTGGGGAAGAATACGTTATCGGGATATGCAAGATGCTGCACAGTTTTGTGTCTGGTATAAACCTTGTGGATTATATGGCAATCATTCCTTCCCAAGTGGACATACGACAGCATTTACATCTATTTTATGTTTCCTTCAATGGAAGACACACCCCTTACAGAAAGTATCCCCATTTCGTTATATCGTGATTACCGCATGCATTATCTTTATGCCAGTCACACGTATGATAATGGGCGCCCATTTTTTAAGTGATACAGCCGCAGGTTTTATGATAACCTATAGCTGTTATTTGATTTATCGTTATCAGTTTCATATGAGGAGGAGTTTATGA
- the priA gene encoding primosomal protein N' produces the protein MKIAHVFVEHPIYHLDHTFTYACDGFDLQRGVRVEVPFGRTHIIGFVSEVKEISEEEKKSYGFEIKSIDSVIDEEPLINEELFTLADWMADTYVAPKISCIQCMLPAKLKPKSTHGTIKMEAFVQYVKDINNLTIKQKTALEDLKAVKLMPRAAFYQKYKTPGKKLIALGCAKIIEKEASAFVNEIQVQESEFTLSTQQIQALHEIRKSKHHEVFLLHGATGSGKTEVFLQLASDTIKQGKQVVFLVPEISLTPLMVNRVKRRFGNALAIYHSGLNAQEKYEQYQLVKHHKVQIVVGTRSAVFMPFDDLGLIIMDEEHDTSYKQDRMPRYHSRDIAIERGKYHDAKVVLASATPCLESYARALKKVYHLVEMPQRINESFPEVKLVEMRQAIKNGEDATLSNTMLDAIYERLQRKEQVILLLNRRGYTPILRCISCGHVIQCPHCDVAMSYHKQDKQLKCHTCGYQMPVPTHCPSCGSSTWRYLGMGTQKLEELVQVKFPQAKILRMDADTTGKKNAHEDILQAFANHEADILLGTQMIAKGLDFEDVTLVGIVNGDAMLARSDYRSAELTYDLLEQASGRSGRGDKRGEVIIQAYDIHHYAILAAANHQYQYFFQREMKYRHMANYPPYTYLVSMVFQHKQEAAVSQSVSYAMEYLMKKEGFKVLGPAGLHKIKDEERTRILLKGKDQRQLSRMVKDVYDRHIASKQKARLEIDLAPIILE, from the coding sequence ATGAAAATTGCACATGTATTTGTGGAACATCCTATCTATCATTTAGATCATACTTTTACCTACGCATGTGATGGTTTTGATTTACAGCGTGGTGTACGTGTAGAGGTTCCTTTTGGAAGAACACATATTATCGGGTTTGTGAGTGAAGTGAAAGAAATAAGTGAAGAAGAAAAGAAAAGCTATGGTTTTGAGATCAAGTCTATCGATAGCGTCATTGATGAAGAGCCACTTATCAATGAGGAATTATTTACGCTAGCGGATTGGATGGCTGATACCTATGTTGCACCTAAAATCAGCTGTATTCAGTGTATGCTGCCCGCAAAGCTAAAACCGAAAAGTACGCATGGTACAATTAAAATGGAAGCTTTTGTACAATATGTAAAAGATATAAATAACTTAACGATCAAACAGAAAACAGCGTTGGAAGATTTAAAAGCCGTTAAATTGATGCCCAGAGCTGCATTCTATCAGAAATATAAAACACCAGGTAAAAAACTAATCGCACTGGGATGTGCTAAAATCATTGAAAAAGAAGCAAGTGCATTTGTTAATGAAATACAGGTACAAGAAAGTGAATTTACATTAAGTACGCAACAGATACAGGCATTGCATGAAATACGTAAAAGTAAGCATCATGAAGTTTTTTTATTACATGGGGCGACTGGCAGTGGTAAAACTGAAGTGTTTCTACAGCTTGCATCAGATACGATCAAACAGGGGAAACAGGTGGTATTTCTGGTCCCTGAAATATCATTGACACCGTTGATGGTAAATCGAGTAAAACGACGTTTTGGCAATGCACTAGCAATCTATCATAGTGGCTTAAATGCACAGGAAAAATATGAACAATATCAGCTGGTAAAACATCACAAGGTACAAATCGTTGTAGGTACGCGAAGTGCAGTCTTTATGCCGTTTGATGATTTAGGCTTAATTATTATGGATGAGGAGCATGATACCAGCTATAAACAGGATCGTATGCCACGCTATCATAGTCGTGATATTGCGATTGAACGTGGAAAATATCATGATGCAAAGGTTGTTTTAGCAAGTGCAACACCTTGTTTGGAATCCTACGCAAGAGCATTAAAAAAGGTATATCATTTGGTGGAAATGCCACAGCGTATCAATGAAAGCTTTCCTGAGGTAAAACTTGTGGAAATGCGTCAGGCAATTAAAAACGGGGAAGATGCGACTTTAAGCAATACCATGCTGGATGCAATTTATGAGCGTTTACAACGAAAAGAACAGGTGATTCTATTATTAAATCGCCGTGGGTATACACCTATTTTAAGATGTATCTCTTGTGGACATGTGATACAATGTCCTCATTGCGATGTGGCGATGTCTTATCATAAACAGGATAAGCAGTTAAAATGTCATACCTGTGGCTATCAAATGCCGGTACCAACACATTGTCCAAGCTGTGGTTCTTCCACATGGCGATATCTGGGCATGGGTACACAAAAACTGGAAGAGCTGGTACAGGTAAAATTTCCACAGGCAAAAATATTGCGTATGGACGCTGATACAACAGGAAAAAAGAATGCCCATGAAGATATCTTACAGGCCTTTGCCAATCATGAGGCAGATATACTACTTGGAACACAGATGATTGCGAAAGGTCTTGATTTTGAAGATGTAACATTGGTAGGTATTGTAAATGGAGATGCCATGCTTGCCAGAAGTGATTATCGAAGTGCAGAATTAACCTATGATTTACTGGAACAGGCAAGTGGAAGAAGTGGTCGAGGAGATAAACGAGGAGAAGTTATTATCCAGGCATATGACATTCATCATTATGCGATACTTGCTGCTGCCAATCATCAATACCAGTACTTTTTCCAAAGAGAAATGAAGTATCGTCATATGGCAAATTATCCACCTTATACCTATTTGGTATCCATGGTGTTTCAACATAAACAAGAAGCAGCGGTATCACAAAGTGTATCCTATGCGATGGAATACCTGATGAAAAAAGAAGGATTTAAAGTATTAGGACCGGCAGGTTTACACAAAATAAAAGATGAAGAACGAACACGGATTTTATTAAAAGGTAAAGATCAGCGTCAGTTAAGCAGAATGGTAAAAGATGTATATGATCGACATATCGCATCTAAACAAAAAGCCAGACTGGAAATTGATCTGGCACCGATCATATTGGAGTAG
- the rsmB gene encoding 16S rRNA (cytosine(967)-C(5))-methyltransferase RsmB, with protein sequence MKARMISFNILKEICIQKGYSNLVLQKKLELAQEKDKGFITQIVYGTLQNYRYCRYQWVDFVKKMDHEEIALLLDMSVYQMIFMDKVPSYAIINDAVDIAKKINGRYANLVNAVLHKVDKQKVKEVVGKKEEVLAIKTSHPTWLVNMWIKQYGYDIAEKICFSNLEIKPVTARVNTLKISKQELLEKEPLFQAGNVSEDALIYHGSHLAATSYFKEGFVSIQDEASQMVAYLLDPKPGMRVLDTCSAPGTKATHIAQLMQDEGEILCGDIHEHRVHLIEEGAKRLGITCMKAVVMDATTLENIEGTFDRVLCDVPCSGYGVLANKSDIKYHMESSDMDTLIPLQQKILNCACEKVKQDGVLVYSTCTLNKKENEKQIEAFLSTHEDFILEEQKTIFPFEYQSDGFFMAKLRRK encoded by the coding sequence ATGAAAGCACGAATGATCAGCTTTAATATATTAAAAGAAATATGTATACAAAAAGGCTACAGCAACCTGGTTTTACAGAAAAAATTAGAACTTGCCCAGGAAAAAGATAAAGGCTTTATTACACAAATTGTTTATGGTACCCTACAGAATTATCGTTATTGTCGTTATCAATGGGTAGACTTCGTGAAGAAAATGGATCATGAAGAAATCGCATTGTTGCTAGATATGAGTGTGTATCAGATGATTTTCATGGATAAAGTACCATCTTATGCTATCATCAATGATGCAGTAGATATCGCTAAAAAGATCAATGGGCGATATGCAAATCTAGTAAATGCAGTGCTACATAAAGTAGACAAGCAGAAAGTAAAAGAAGTGGTAGGAAAAAAAGAAGAAGTGTTGGCAATTAAAACCAGCCATCCAACATGGCTTGTGAATATGTGGATCAAACAATATGGATATGATATCGCTGAAAAAATCTGTTTTAGTAATCTGGAAATCAAGCCAGTAACTGCACGTGTCAATACATTAAAAATAAGCAAACAGGAGCTGCTTGAAAAAGAACCTTTGTTTCAGGCGGGAAATGTTAGTGAAGATGCTTTGATTTATCATGGTAGTCATCTGGCAGCTACCTCCTATTTTAAAGAAGGTTTTGTGTCTATTCAGGATGAAGCAAGTCAGATGGTTGCTTATTTGTTAGATCCAAAACCAGGCATGCGTGTATTAGATACCTGCAGTGCACCAGGTACAAAAGCAACACATATTGCACAGCTGATGCAGGATGAAGGAGAAATTTTATGTGGTGATATTCATGAACACCGTGTACATTTGATTGAAGAAGGAGCGAAACGTCTGGGTATTACCTGTATGAAGGCAGTCGTTATGGATGCGACCACTTTAGAAAATATAGAAGGTACTTTTGATCGCGTTTTATGTGATGTTCCATGCAGTGGTTATGGCGTTTTGGCAAATAAGAGTGATATCAAATATCATATGGAAAGTAGTGATATGGATACCCTGATTCCTTTACAACAAAAGATTTTAAACTGTGCATGTGAAAAGGTAAAACAAGATGGAGTTCTGGTGTATTCTACTTGTACCCTGAATAAAAAAGAAAATGAAAAACAGATAGAAGCATTTCTATCCACACATGAAGATTTTATTTTAGAAGAACAGAAAACGATATTCCCATTTGAATATCAAAGCGATGGCTTTTTTATGGCAAAGCTTAGGAGAAAATAA